A window of the Bacillus sp. A301a_S52 genome harbors these coding sequences:
- a CDS encoding fumarylacetoacetate hydrolase family protein translates to MKLAMIYTENNVEAAIASCNGYVLLETLNHFEKSQWQTTVIDLVTGNKLDELRTWYKNGGVNKLETMPALLEHETDFAPIIEKPNSIWGIGLNYTENKCAITAPPPSHPVTFLKPASALIGPKDTIELPPLSTRTTGESELALIIGKTCKNVPVHEVPNVIAGITTSLDMTEADIHAANPRFLARAKSFDTYISIGSDLITLDDIHDIHNIKVSTILNGETVHEMATDHMLYTPWEIISYLSQSTTLFPGDIILTGTPGPVVISHGDLLECRLSIEGLNPLRNRVVRLK, encoded by the coding sequence ATGAAGCTCGCTATGATCTATACGGAAAATAATGTAGAAGCCGCTATTGCCTCATGCAACGGCTACGTCCTTCTTGAAACATTAAATCATTTCGAAAAAAGCCAGTGGCAAACGACTGTCATAGACCTGGTTACTGGAAATAAGCTTGACGAATTAAGAACTTGGTATAAAAATGGCGGAGTTAATAAATTAGAAACGATGCCCGCCCTGTTAGAACATGAAACAGACTTTGCCCCCATCATTGAAAAACCAAACAGCATTTGGGGAATTGGCTTAAATTATACGGAAAATAAATGTGCCATAACAGCACCTCCCCCTTCCCACCCCGTTACCTTTTTAAAGCCTGCTTCAGCCTTAATCGGTCCAAAAGACACGATTGAGCTACCACCTCTTTCTACACGCACGACTGGAGAAAGTGAACTGGCTCTTATCATCGGGAAAACATGTAAAAATGTACCCGTGCATGAGGTGCCCAATGTCATTGCAGGTATTACCACAAGTTTAGATATGACCGAAGCTGACATTCATGCAGCAAACCCTAGATTTCTTGCCCGCGCAAAAAGTTTCGACACATATATTAGTATAGGGTCTGATCTCATAACTCTTGATGACATTCATGACATCCACAACATAAAGGTCTCAACAATTTTAAATGGTGAGACGGTACATGAAATGGCGACAGATCATATGCTGTATACACCATGGGAGATTATATCCTACCTGTCGCAAAGCACAACCCTATTCCCCGGTGATATCATATTAACTGGCACACCCGGTCCTGTCGTGATTTCCCACGGTGACCTACTCGAATGCCGTCTCAGTATCGAAGGGTTAAACCCGCTTCGCAACCGTGTTGTAAGACTGAAGTAG
- a CDS encoding amidase, giving the protein MSDVVNAFINDTFTKYPLSPGPLSGLTFAIKDVFHIEGVRNTNGNPQWYETHSASDLTAPTVARLLESGATLRGLTITDELMYSLNGENYHYGTPLNPRDPARIPGGSSSGSASAVASNHVDFALGTDTGGSIRIPASYCGLFGYRPTHGSILMDGVIPLAPSFDTVGVLSRDAYTLKNVAQALLNKTETTTSFTNCFIPEDAWAISDTATRAILEPLVTELKDKTSLYFDTLTLAEAGLSEWATTFRILQGKEIWETHRKWIEDVNPTFGPGVKERFLMAKNITEAKAQPEAVKRQHIRSQLRTLLMGNGLLIIPTTPGVAPLRGLPEEAVENTRQQTLQLACIAGLSGCPQVTIPVIPTTGTPVGLSIIAGIGHDLALLQWVCDFTHMLKKYQT; this is encoded by the coding sequence ATGAGCGATGTTGTAAACGCATTTATCAATGACACATTTACCAAATATCCGTTATCCCCAGGTCCCCTTTCAGGTCTGACATTTGCAATCAAAGATGTGTTCCATATTGAAGGAGTGAGAAACACAAATGGAAACCCTCAATGGTATGAGACACATTCAGCTTCCGACTTAACTGCCCCCACCGTCGCTCGTCTACTCGAATCAGGAGCAACACTGAGAGGCCTGACAATTACGGATGAATTAATGTATAGTTTAAATGGTGAAAATTATCATTATGGGACACCTCTAAACCCACGAGATCCAGCCCGTATCCCCGGCGGCTCTTCAAGCGGCTCTGCATCGGCTGTCGCTAGTAATCATGTTGATTTTGCATTAGGGACAGATACAGGCGGTTCCATCAGAATTCCTGCATCTTACTGCGGACTATTTGGCTATCGCCCTACTCATGGCAGTATTTTAATGGATGGTGTCATTCCACTAGCCCCCTCATTTGATACAGTAGGTGTGTTGAGTCGAGATGCCTACACATTGAAAAATGTAGCACAAGCGTTATTGAACAAAACCGAGACAACAACAAGCTTTACAAACTGTTTTATCCCAGAAGATGCATGGGCTATTTCAGACACAGCAACCCGGGCAATCCTTGAGCCCCTTGTTACAGAATTAAAAGACAAAACCTCCCTCTATTTTGACACTTTAACTCTAGCAGAAGCCGGTCTTTCTGAATGGGCAACAACATTCCGTATTTTACAGGGGAAAGAAATTTGGGAGACGCATAGAAAATGGATTGAAGACGTAAATCCAACGTTTGGACCAGGGGTGAAAGAACGCTTTCTGATGGCAAAAAACATAACAGAAGCCAAAGCCCAGCCTGAAGCTGTTAAACGTCAGCATATCCGATCACAGCTGAGAACGCTCTTAATGGGAAATGGGCTGTTGATTATTCCCACAACGCCTGGTGTTGCACCACTTCGTGGACTCCCTGAAGAAGCTGTGGAAAACACCCGACAACAAACGTTACAATTAGCTTGTATTGCCGGACTATCCGGATGCCCTCAAGTTACTATTCCAGTCATCCCCACTACCGGTACCCCTGTGGGATTGTCCATTATTGCAGGAATCGGCCATGATCTCGCTTTATTGCAATGGGTGTGCGACTTTACACATATGTTGAAGAAGTATCAAACTTAA
- the allB gene encoding allantoinase AllB codes for MLQAIVNGRVFDGNDFTYKALLVKNDTIHAIVAPDNPEVAEAAVLYDAKGAFVLPGFIDVHVHFNEPGRTTWEGFRTGSAGAAAGGITTVCDMPLNSHPSANNAGTLQLKEQSLQHQSFIDFALWGGMTADMSHNDKVLQAMQDIGIIGFKGFLSESGITDFKRLDHDSLPNAMAFCGETDTILALHAEWEDALAYYRLNQTSQKDPTAFLESRPVEAELEAVDIALDYAAKYNTPLHIVHVSHPEVAERIYTAKKTGVNVSSETCPHYLLFTDEDFLREGPLLKCAPPLRHRESVEGLWEKIHEGKIDMISSDHSPCPPAMKQRGINNIWQAWGGIQSIQFGIPAFISHALVQGFSLTDILPLLTNHAADRFPYLHEQGRIQTGKKANLTIYDPTVDTHITSDDILFRHKYSPYVGREIKGAIQATIVSGRCVYKAEEGIVVDQPFGKNLATL; via the coding sequence ATGTTGCAAGCTATTGTTAACGGAAGAGTGTTTGATGGGAATGATTTCACCTATAAAGCACTCCTTGTTAAAAACGATACTATTCATGCCATCGTAGCACCAGACAATCCTGAAGTAGCAGAAGCAGCCGTCCTTTATGATGCAAAAGGGGCTTTTGTTTTGCCTGGTTTTATTGATGTACATGTTCATTTCAATGAGCCTGGCAGAACAACATGGGAAGGATTTAGAACAGGAAGTGCTGGAGCGGCAGCAGGGGGGATCACAACCGTTTGTGATATGCCGCTTAATAGTCATCCATCTGCAAATAATGCAGGAACTTTACAACTTAAAGAGCAGTCGTTACAGCATCAATCTTTCATAGATTTCGCTCTTTGGGGTGGCATGACTGCTGATATGTCTCATAATGATAAAGTCTTACAAGCCATGCAAGACATTGGAATAATTGGCTTTAAAGGTTTTTTATCAGAAAGTGGCATTACCGATTTTAAACGATTGGATCATGATTCTCTTCCCAATGCTATGGCATTCTGTGGGGAAACGGATACGATTCTTGCTTTACATGCCGAGTGGGAAGATGCATTAGCTTATTATAGGCTGAATCAAACCAGCCAAAAAGATCCAACTGCGTTCCTTGAGAGCAGACCAGTAGAGGCGGAATTAGAAGCGGTTGATATTGCTCTAGATTATGCTGCAAAATATAACACACCGCTTCATATTGTTCACGTCAGTCACCCTGAGGTGGCAGAACGCATTTACACCGCAAAAAAAACAGGAGTCAATGTTTCCAGTGAAACGTGTCCTCATTACCTTTTATTTACTGACGAGGACTTCCTTCGTGAAGGCCCGCTTCTCAAGTGTGCGCCACCATTACGTCATAGAGAAAGTGTCGAAGGTCTTTGGGAGAAAATTCATGAAGGAAAGATCGACATGATCAGTTCAGATCATTCCCCTTGTCCACCAGCTATGAAACAACGTGGAATAAATAATATATGGCAAGCATGGGGCGGTATTCAAAGTATCCAATTTGGCATACCTGCATTTATCAGTCACGCATTAGTACAAGGATTTTCATTGACAGATATTTTACCCCTTCTGACCAATCATGCGGCAGACCGTTTCCCATATCTTCACGAGCAAGGTAGAATCCAGACAGGAAAAAAGGCAAATTTGACCATCTATGACCCAACTGTCGACACTCACATAACTTCCGATGACATCCTTTTTCGTCATAAATATTCTCCTTATGTAGGCAGAGAAATCAAAGGGGCTATTCAAGCGACTATTGTCAGTGGCCGTTGTGTTTATAAAGCTGAAGAAGGTATCGTTGTTGACCAACCTTTCGGTAAAAACTTAGCTACCCTCTAA
- a CDS encoding PucR family transcriptional regulator ligand-binding domain-containing protein, whose amino-acid sequence MKMENLLNTPFFKETVVLAGQEGLAKEVHSVNMMDAPDIIDYLEKEQLLLTTGYSIKNKAGALLQLVEQMAAQGCAGLGLKVERFLKDIPEEVIDAANRLHFPIIELPQQRSLGDIMTHILKLILQERTEELDYALKVHRQFSDIIMSGKGLHDVIDRLANIIDSPVLLMSHRLETLAASKKYSDEFYFEIASQINDELAKRDISSQDMLTLHITYPYINRKQVASLFSVHTNVYQKGFLIVFKEVANEPSTTLLAIEQAANVASFELMKRHAVEQHGRMLKNEFLTDFVEGHYSSEKDIAKRGNIYNLKRDQHYICVASKLDDEEDLNGSLSIDKETHMQMYKDAIYEQLSLWLRYYFDDYIIFTKGDIYLFLIGTEELSNDPEREVMKNITHIQAEVFEHLYLSMSFGIGHIADTLLHVPESYREALDALRSGYRSEKRRFVQNCDAKGVAELLRAVAPQKLKEFYQSSLKTLAESTRKDEQDLIETLRVYIEKNGQIAETAKALFIHRNTVIYRIKKCEERLNIDLKNADDIHKIRTALMIRSII is encoded by the coding sequence GTGAAGATGGAAAATCTTCTTAATACTCCTTTTTTTAAAGAAACCGTTGTTTTGGCGGGACAAGAAGGACTTGCTAAAGAAGTACATTCCGTTAATATGATGGATGCCCCTGATATTATTGATTATTTAGAAAAAGAGCAGTTATTATTGACTACCGGTTATTCCATTAAAAATAAAGCCGGGGCATTATTGCAGCTTGTTGAGCAAATGGCTGCCCAAGGATGTGCTGGTTTAGGTTTGAAAGTTGAACGGTTTTTAAAGGATATTCCAGAGGAGGTAATAGATGCAGCTAACCGACTCCATTTTCCGATTATAGAACTACCGCAGCAACGGTCATTAGGTGACATTATGACGCATATTTTGAAGCTTATTTTACAAGAACGGACAGAAGAACTTGATTATGCGTTAAAGGTGCACCGGCAATTTTCAGATATCATTATGTCTGGTAAAGGTCTACATGACGTTATAGATCGATTGGCGAACATCATTGATTCACCTGTCTTACTTATGAGTCACCGACTTGAAACATTAGCGGCATCCAAAAAGTACAGCGACGAGTTCTATTTTGAAATCGCAAGCCAAATTAATGACGAATTAGCTAAACGCGATATCTCCTCCCAAGACATGTTGACCTTACACATCACCTATCCCTATATAAACAGAAAACAAGTGGCTTCGCTTTTCTCAGTACACACAAATGTCTACCAAAAAGGCTTTTTAATTGTTTTTAAAGAGGTTGCCAATGAGCCATCAACAACGTTGCTAGCTATTGAGCAGGCAGCTAATGTCGCCTCATTTGAGCTAATGAAAAGGCATGCGGTTGAACAGCACGGACGTATGCTTAAAAATGAGTTTTTAACAGATTTTGTTGAAGGCCATTACTCTTCGGAAAAAGATATTGCTAAGAGAGGGAACATTTATAATTTAAAACGAGATCAACATTATATATGTGTCGCAAGCAAATTAGATGACGAAGAAGATCTGAATGGTAGTTTATCCATTGATAAAGAAACCCACATGCAGATGTATAAAGATGCCATTTACGAGCAACTCAGCCTATGGCTGCGTTACTATTTCGATGATTACATCATCTTTACGAAAGGGGACATTTATCTTTTTTTAATTGGGACAGAAGAACTTTCCAATGATCCAGAGCGGGAGGTTATGAAAAATATAACGCATATTCAGGCGGAGGTATTTGAACATTTATATCTATCTATGTCTTTCGGTATTGGTCACATAGCTGATACATTATTGCACGTACCTGAGTCTTATCGAGAGGCATTGGATGCTTTACGGTCGGGCTATCGATCGGAAAAACGACGCTTCGTACAAAACTGTGATGCAAAAGGAGTGGCAGAATTACTTCGAGCTGTGGCACCACAAAAGCTTAAGGAATTTTATCAGTCATCCTTAAAAACATTGGCAGAATCAACACGGAAAGATGAACAAGACTTAATTGAGACGTTAAGAGTGTATATTGAAAAGAACGGTCAAATTGCTGAAACAGCAAAGGCTTTGTTCATTCACCGTAATACTGTCATTTATCGCATAAAAAAATGTGAAGAACGGTTAAACATTGATTTGAAAAATGCAGATGATATTCATAAAATACGTACGGCACTCATGATTCGCTCTATTATTTGA
- a CDS encoding FAD binding domain-containing protein, with protein MVTEEKVWRPNNLNEAWSLSQQLMRPSQFVSGGTWLRTQWEAGTDNIAPHLISLDRVSEVTNCIHIEKGELVIGAMAALADVSGNALIKERSPLLIKACQNIASPSVRNQATLGGNIISRVGDTLPVLLVLEATLTWYSAGNFINVSVQEWMERSGDAWGILVCVRVPLKREANFSFFLKIGRRETFIPSLVTVAGRGIYSEEKHEIMTISLAAGSGSTSAMRLIETERLLTEKRCSNSILSEALTVIQGDFQPSGDPFASAYYKRQVAANLIVSELYRLGGDCHEIK; from the coding sequence ATGGTAACAGAAGAAAAAGTTTGGAGACCGAATAACTTAAACGAAGCATGGTCTCTTTCTCAACAACTTATGCGACCATCTCAATTTGTATCAGGAGGCACATGGTTACGAACGCAATGGGAGGCAGGAACAGACAATATTGCCCCACATTTAATAAGTCTCGATAGAGTTTCAGAAGTGACTAACTGTATTCATATAGAAAAGGGTGAACTTGTTATTGGGGCTATGGCAGCATTAGCTGATGTCAGTGGCAATGCGTTAATAAAAGAAAGGTCGCCTCTACTTATAAAAGCATGTCAGAATATTGCGTCACCTTCTGTGAGGAATCAAGCCACTTTAGGTGGTAACATTATTTCGCGTGTTGGCGACACCTTACCGGTATTACTCGTGTTGGAAGCCACATTAACATGGTACAGCGCAGGCAACTTTATCAATGTATCTGTGCAGGAGTGGATGGAAAGATCAGGTGATGCGTGGGGGATTCTTGTTTGTGTGAGAGTACCATTAAAGAGAGAAGCCAATTTTTCATTTTTTCTGAAAATAGGACGGCGTGAAACATTTATTCCGTCGTTAGTGACGGTTGCTGGCAGGGGAATTTATAGTGAAGAAAAACATGAGATAATGACCATTTCTTTGGCGGCTGGGAGTGGGAGTACATCTGCTATGAGATTAATAGAGACAGAAAGGTTGCTGACAGAAAAGCGTTGTTCTAACTCAATTTTATCTGAGGCGTTAACGGTCATTCAAGGCGATTTTCAGCCTAGTGGAGATCCATTTGCATCCGCCTATTATAAACGTCAGGTTGCTGCCAATTTGATTGTAAGCGAATTGTATCGTTTAGGAGGTGATTGTCATGAGATTAAATAA
- the pucD gene encoding xanthine dehydrogenase subunit D codes for MRLNKPTEQHPWKIRPDGRAKVSGALHYLTDMTRENMIYGKVLRSGVPHAQIVDIKTCEVEKLPGVKAVLTHKDVPGLNGFGIAEPNQPVFCEHLIRYEGDAIAAVAAETLEIAEEALALIHVEYKELPILDSPEKALHPDAPLLHKEGNVLHERDYTRGQVEDAFDMCAHIVEEVYETPRQMHVYMETEGGMFIPEKNGRLTIYAPTQHGYKDRMQLARILNIPADHIRVVSSPIGGSFGGKDELNVQPYGALLALRCGKPIKMHYSRMESVIAGLKRHPMKVTMKTGIDHEGKLLAHQVSIMSDTGAYATLGGPVLNFAVEHAVGGYSIPNVEISGKAVYTNNGVSGEFRGFGGNQVTFALEGQLDRLAENIGLDPWEIRRRNLRELNDPGPLGQQIAPNDGPLHVWKSIKQSPLYQSGKEIHSDNLPWVRRGKGMALAMHGSGLGYGIPDPAGGKIGLNGDGKIEVAFGHEEFGQGLLGTLELMLLDHFNCDTDDLHIMIGDTDNVPESGSSTASRTTNMVWQSLQNMKKPFLTELFSEVHKLTGEDPSQLMTGEKGVWKREIDKSRRFLMSYKELAAACLDPIVCTTEFHYPVTPDPVLGGHFLFSSTAVIAEVEVNMLTGRVRVIGADHAVAAGEVVNPLGYLGQIEGGSIMALGFTLTEDAVMRNGQYMTRNLDTYLAPTIFDVPDIQHVDAIEELPEGDTFGPRGVGEVGSVALAPAIVSAVKQATGKWITKLPIKPEEILDEGKGFFSYCFKDSLQEKGMKQDDETNPIYSDRQAGSP; via the coding sequence ATGAGATTAAATAAGCCTACGGAACAGCACCCTTGGAAAATAAGACCTGATGGAAGGGCAAAAGTCAGCGGGGCTCTTCATTATTTGACTGATATGACGCGGGAGAACATGATCTACGGAAAAGTGCTTAGAAGCGGGGTGCCCCATGCTCAGATAGTTGATATTAAAACGTGCGAAGTGGAAAAGCTTCCGGGTGTCAAGGCAGTTCTCACGCACAAAGATGTCCCTGGTCTAAATGGTTTTGGGATTGCTGAGCCGAATCAACCCGTTTTCTGTGAGCACTTAATTAGGTATGAAGGTGATGCTATTGCAGCAGTGGCAGCAGAAACTCTTGAAATTGCCGAAGAAGCATTGGCTCTAATTCACGTGGAGTATAAGGAACTCCCCATTTTAGATTCACCGGAAAAAGCATTACATCCAGACGCACCATTATTGCATAAAGAGGGAAACGTTTTACACGAGAGAGATTATACGAGAGGTCAAGTAGAGGATGCTTTTGATATGTGTGCTCACATTGTGGAAGAAGTCTATGAAACTCCCCGCCAAATGCATGTGTATATGGAGACGGAAGGAGGCATGTTTATTCCAGAAAAAAACGGTCGGTTAACGATTTATGCGCCAACACAGCACGGGTATAAAGATCGGATGCAATTAGCACGAATTCTAAATATACCTGCTGATCATATAAGAGTCGTGTCGAGTCCAATTGGAGGGTCCTTTGGCGGTAAAGACGAATTAAATGTTCAGCCATATGGCGCATTGCTTGCTCTCCGATGTGGGAAACCTATTAAAATGCATTATTCTAGAATGGAATCGGTTATAGCAGGTTTGAAGCGTCATCCTATGAAAGTAACGATGAAAACGGGGATAGATCATGAAGGGAAACTATTAGCTCATCAAGTATCGATTATGTCCGATACAGGAGCTTATGCCACACTTGGTGGTCCTGTATTAAATTTTGCCGTAGAACATGCTGTTGGTGGCTACAGTATCCCAAACGTTGAGATCTCTGGAAAAGCCGTATATACAAATAATGGCGTGTCAGGAGAATTTCGAGGATTTGGCGGAAATCAAGTAACATTTGCATTGGAAGGCCAACTTGATCGGCTGGCAGAGAATATAGGACTTGATCCGTGGGAGATAAGACGGCGAAACTTGAGAGAGCTTAATGATCCTGGACCATTAGGACAACAAATAGCGCCAAATGACGGACCATTACACGTTTGGAAGTCTATTAAACAGTCCCCTTTATATCAATCAGGGAAAGAAATACACAGCGATAATTTGCCATGGGTTCGAAGAGGAAAAGGTATGGCTTTAGCTATGCATGGATCAGGCCTTGGTTATGGTATTCCAGATCCCGCCGGTGGAAAAATTGGCTTAAATGGTGATGGGAAAATCGAAGTCGCTTTTGGACATGAAGAGTTCGGGCAAGGCTTGTTAGGCACGTTAGAATTAATGTTACTCGATCACTTCAATTGTGATACAGACGACCTTCACATAATGATTGGTGACACGGACAACGTGCCTGAAAGTGGTTCATCCACTGCATCTAGAACGACAAATATGGTATGGCAATCGCTGCAAAATATGAAAAAGCCGTTTTTAACTGAACTTTTTTCGGAAGTTCATAAACTGACGGGGGAGGACCCATCTCAATTGATGACTGGGGAAAAAGGGGTATGGAAGCGAGAAATAGACAAAAGCCGCCGCTTTCTTATGAGCTATAAGGAACTAGCAGCAGCCTGTCTAGACCCGATTGTGTGTACGACAGAATTCCATTATCCTGTGACCCCTGATCCCGTGCTTGGAGGGCATTTTCTTTTCAGCTCTACGGCTGTGATTGCGGAAGTGGAAGTTAACATGCTAACAGGGAGGGTTAGAGTGATTGGAGCTGATCATGCTGTAGCTGCGGGAGAAGTTGTAAATCCTTTAGGTTATCTCGGACAAATAGAAGGTGGCAGTATAATGGCCCTCGGTTTCACCCTAACGGAAGATGCCGTTATGCGTAACGGTCAGTACATGACGAGAAACCTTGATACGTATCTCGCACCAACCATTTTTGATGTCCCAGACATTCAACATGTGGATGCAATTGAGGAGCTGCCAGAAGGAGATACATTTGGACCAAGAGGGGTAGGAGAAGTAGGGTCAGTTGCTCTGGCACCGGCTATTGTTTCAGCTGTTAAACAGGCAACAGGGAAATGGATAACGAAACTCCCGATTAAACCAGAAGAGATTCTTGATGAAGGGAAAGGCTTCTTTTCTTACTGCTTCAAAGACTCATTACAAGAGAAAGGAATGAAGCAGGATGACGAAACAAACCCAATTTACAGTGACAGACAAGCCGGGAGCCCTTAA
- a CDS encoding 2Fe-2S iron-sulfur cluster binding domain-containing protein, with amino-acid sequence MTKQTQFTVTDKPGALNVTFQLNGNETTFYVSPSRRLIDVLRTDLAMTGTKISCEIGRCGACIVLVDGKPHNSCLLMIYQCEGKSIETIESLQHEEPNRVQQAFLEEGALQCGYCTPGMVMALKGALNNKDNPSYNEMKEALAGNLCRCTGYGGILRVLRKLSSDSDEQE; translated from the coding sequence ATGACGAAACAAACCCAATTTACAGTGACAGACAAGCCGGGAGCCCTTAATGTGACCTTTCAATTGAACGGAAACGAGACCACTTTTTACGTGTCGCCATCACGTCGACTTATAGACGTATTACGAACCGATTTAGCTATGACAGGGACGAAAATCTCCTGTGAAATAGGGAGGTGTGGGGCATGTATTGTTCTTGTAGATGGTAAGCCTCATAATTCATGTTTGCTTATGATTTACCAATGTGAAGGTAAATCAATTGAGACAATTGAAAGCCTTCAACACGAGGAACCGAATCGTGTCCAACAAGCTTTCCTAGAAGAAGGCGCACTACAGTGTGGCTATTGTACACCGGGGATGGTAATGGCCTTAAAAGGTGCGTTAAATAACAAAGATAATCCGTCCTATAATGAAATGAAAGAAGCCCTTGCAGGTAACTTATGTCGTTGTACAGGCTATGGAGGAATCCTCCGTGTGTTAAGAAAACTAAGTTCAGATTCAGATGAGCAAGAATAA
- a CDS encoding XdhC family protein, producing the protein MKDDHKFLHIMKQAPEQSFVLATITYIKGSAYRHEGAKMLFTTNGSQYGLISGGCLEDDLAYRAKQAFISKQNQWLTYDLQSEDDAGWGQGAGCNGTVHIYLEFTQWDTSKAKALQYLEEGRSVISVKCLMDNKVKTSFLTEEGEQLSEKEMALPKEVQSACNNVLSREKRTAFLSLKDDYFVEHLEPKDTLYIFGGGRDVEPVVKKAAEFHFNVIVIDPREERCSQANFPQASDCLCMHAEEFIATHSFKNNSYVLIMTHRFEWDQILLKQVLTCKSTLRYAGILGPRRRTRRLLGSKEIPEWLHSPVGVDIDAEGLEEISVSILAELIKVRNRTPRTSNPALAAI; encoded by the coding sequence ATGAAAGATGACCACAAGTTCCTTCATATAATGAAACAGGCGCCAGAACAATCTTTTGTATTAGCCACAATTACGTATATTAAAGGATCAGCCTATCGGCATGAAGGTGCTAAAATGTTGTTTACCACGAATGGATCACAGTATGGTTTAATTAGTGGCGGCTGTTTAGAAGACGATTTAGCCTATCGTGCTAAGCAAGCATTTATTTCGAAGCAAAATCAGTGGTTAACGTATGATTTGCAAAGTGAAGATGACGCAGGTTGGGGACAAGGAGCAGGTTGTAATGGCACTGTTCACATTTATTTAGAGTTCACCCAGTGGGATACATCAAAAGCAAAAGCATTACAGTATTTAGAAGAAGGGCGCAGCGTTATCTCTGTCAAATGCTTGATGGACAACAAAGTGAAAACAAGTTTTTTGACTGAGGAAGGGGAGCAGCTTTCTGAAAAAGAGATGGCATTACCTAAAGAGGTTCAATCAGCCTGTAACAACGTTTTAAGTCGTGAAAAAAGAACAGCTTTTTTGTCACTGAAGGATGACTATTTTGTAGAGCATCTTGAGCCGAAAGATACCTTATATATTTTCGGTGGTGGACGAGACGTTGAGCCCGTTGTCAAAAAAGCGGCGGAGTTTCATTTTAATGTGATAGTGATTGATCCAAGAGAAGAAAGGTGTAGCCAAGCTAACTTTCCTCAAGCTAGTGATTGTCTGTGCATGCATGCAGAGGAATTTATCGCAACACACTCATTTAAAAATAATAGTTATGTTCTTATCATGACACATCGTTTTGAGTGGGATCAGATATTGCTAAAACAGGTTTTGACCTGTAAAAGCACGTTAAGATATGCAGGAATCCTTGGTCCTAGAAGGCGGACCCGTCGATTGCTAGGTTCTAAAGAAATCCCAGAATGGCTCCATTCACCAGTTGGTGTAGACATTGATGCTGAAGGGTTAGAAGAAATTAGTGTAAGTATCCTGGCAGAGTTGATTAAAGTAAGAAATAGAACACCAAGAACTTCTAATCCGGCATTGGCGGCTATTTAA
- a CDS encoding nucleotidyltransferase family protein: MAASKIYAIILAAGLSTRMGTAKQLLPLQGVPMLEHVAHQRLKEPFEKVVIILGHEEAAIRAAITIETPRLEWLTHEGYEEGQTSSLIKGFHAIPEDVDSVMIFLADQPFIKSETIKTLKAEGEIKGKELTGPFTIRPYYHGIPGHPVYWGHIHSPDMPNFSAYKGEKKGGLRMMQHVEQFCIQVNDPSVAIDIDTPKDYKEAKRREMI, encoded by the coding sequence ATGGCCGCATCTAAAATATATGCCATCATTTTGGCAGCTGGTTTGTCTACAAGGATGGGGACAGCGAAGCAATTACTCCCTTTACAAGGTGTCCCAATGTTGGAACATGTCGCCCACCAACGATTGAAAGAACCTTTTGAAAAAGTTGTCATCATTTTAGGGCATGAAGAAGCTGCTATTAGAGCTGCCATTACAATTGAGACACCTAGGCTAGAGTGGCTGACTCACGAAGGATATGAAGAAGGACAGACCTCATCATTGATTAAAGGATTTCATGCCATCCCTGAAGATGTGGATTCAGTCATGATATTTCTAGCAGATCAACCATTTATTAAATCAGAGACAATTAAAACGCTCAAAGCAGAAGGAGAAATCAAAGGAAAAGAGCTCACTGGCCCTTTTACAATACGACCTTACTATCATGGAATCCCAGGGCATCCAGTCTATTGGGGGCATATACATTCACCTGATATGCCGAATTTTTCAGCATATAAAGGAGAAAAAAAAGGGGGGCTAAGAATGATGCAACATGTTGAACAGTTTTGTATACAAGTGAATGATCCATCCGTAGCTATTGATATCGATACGCCTAAAGACTATAAAGAGGCAAAAAGAAGGGAGATGATCTGA